In a genomic window of Seriola aureovittata isolate HTS-2021-v1 ecotype China chromosome 11, ASM2101889v1, whole genome shotgun sequence:
- the usp37 gene encoding ubiquitin carboxyl-terminal hydrolase 37 isoform X1, producing MATIVPKLSSGAAVKIRFSSMDLGTTRWKEGTFEILEKDNKVNLCLRFSCGGASKTFQLNQNVKNINQNLNRIMLTLKDNSVITLDKMPPTLVQKTKEYLEKLKQGKPILKSSHGSANFSVLGNRSVKNETNPSGERQTPNIFQTTPRRQSAEGREDTTPRKPLGSPSRAASTPTRTGLSENRSEKRKRLLNSESDLTEDYPKENDSSSNNKATSDPSRKFLLSCKEKLKQTEENRSSAPLGSTPLQPSSFYGSRSVTKDYSQSHSFLDRPSSTAQTPTVKRSLMLPNHSTPFKKVRPSLDYGGWNKQRPSTLAQPQPPLQGFSNLGNTCYMNAILQSLFSLPSFSNDMLRQSIPWKKVPINALLRRFAHLMVKKDVGCPETKKDLLRKVKSAISSTAERFSGNMQNDAHEFLSQCLDQLKDDVEKMNKNWTNEAAASSSSSVVCENGQEATSSTLSQPGEEVDTSRIYTCPVAVNMEFEVQHTITCKGCGEVVTKREQFNDLSIDLPRRKKTLPLRSIQDSLDLFFRMEEIEYSCEKCNGKAATVTHKFSKLPRVLILHLKRYSFNAQLSLNSKLGQQVVIPRYLTLLSHCTESTRPPISLGWSSQASMSRTLKTSQLVNSSTAPLRRIGGKVANSSCTSILVDSDSEEEPNRRVSASRKRRLSSCLPDDDDRPEERGATIDSADFSGINDDEMLAAVLEMSRQEAGLSAPPPLEDEPTSSPDTGFGDTDAHDLAYHTELMETDNKQPADVLDSLDLTMDENKENQTPEGVQQQGELDWVQQYSLDQEREEQELQQALAQSLQEHEAQEMREDDDLKRATELSLQEFNNSLPELLCSDDDSGNEDVLDMEYTEAEAENLKRNAESGDLANSFRLISVVSHIGSSSSSGHYISDVYDMKKQSWLTYNDLDVSRTQEAAVQRDRDRSGYIFFYMHKDVFEQLSEMERAGASSTSEAGRNVLQPL from the exons ATGGCAACCATAGTGCCCAAACTCTCCAGCGGTGCTGCTGTTAAAATCCGCTTTTCCAGCATGGACCTTGGTACCACCAGATGGAAAGAAGGAACTTTTGAGATCCTTGAAAAGGACAACAAAGTCAACCTCTGTCTAAGGTTCAGCTGTGGTGGAGCATCCAAAACTTTCCAG CTGAACCAGAATGTGAAGAACATTAACCAGAACCTGAATCGAATCATGCTGACTTTAAAGGACAACAGTGTCATCACCTTGGATAAGATGCCTCCCACTTTGGTTCAGAAGACAAAAGAATACCTGGAAAAGCTGAAGCAGGGGAAGCCAA ttttaaaatcaTCCCACGGAAGCGCAAACTTCAGTGTGCTTGGGAACCGCTCTGTGAAAAATGAGACCAATCCGTCAGGGGAGAGACAG ACTCCTAACATCTTCCAGACAACACCAAGGCGGCAGAGCGCAGAAGGCCGAGAGGACACAACACCACGGAAGCCTCTGGGCAGTCCAAGCAGAGCCGCCTCGACTCCCACTCGCACTGGACTCTCTGAGAACAG GAGCGAGAAGAGAAAGAGGCTCCTTAATTCTGAAAGTGACCTGACTGAGGACTACCCCAAGGAAAATGACTCCTCAAG CAACAACAAGGCCACTTCAGACCCATCCAGGAAGTTTCTACTGAGCTGCAAAGAGAAGCTGAAGCAGACGGAGGAGAACAGGAGCTCAG CCCCACTGGGTTCAACTCCCCTTCAGCCATCGTCATTCTATGGCAGCCGATCTGTGACTAAAGACTACAGCCAGAGCCACTCTTTTCTTGACAG GCCGTCCAGTACAGCACAGACCCCCACAGTCAAGAGAAGCCTCATGCTGCCCAACCACTCCACTCCCTTCAAGAAGGTACGCCCTTCCCTGGACTACGGCGGCTGGAACAAGCAGAGGCCTTCCACTCTGGCACAGCCTCAGCCCCCACTGCAAGG ATTTTCCAATTTGGGCAACACTTGCTACATGAATGCCATCCTGCAGTCTCTCTTCAGCCTTCCCTCCTTCTCCAATGACATGCTGAGGCAGAGCATCCCGTGGAAGAAGGTGCCCATCAATGCATTGCTCAG GCGTTTTGCTCACCTTATGGTCAAGAAAGACGTTGGCTGTCCAGAGACGAAAAAGGACCTGTTGAGGAAAGTGAAGAGTGCTATCTCCTCCACAGCTGAGCGCTTCTCTGGAAACATGCAGAAT GATGCTCATGAGTTCCTGAGCCAGTGTTTGGACCAGTTGAAGGACGATGTGGAGAAAATGAACAAGAACTGGacaaatgaagctgcagcctcCTCATCGTCCTCTGTGGTGTGTGAGAACGGCCAGGAGGCAACATCATCGACACTCAGTCAGCCTGGCGAAGAGGTCGACACCTCTCGCATCTACACCTGTCCTGTGGCAGTTAACATGGAATTTGAGGTGCAGCACACCATCACCTGCAAAGG CTGTGGCGAGGTGGTGACCAAGCGAGAGCAGTTCAATGACTTGTCCATTGACCTGCCACGCAGGAAGAAAACCCTCCCTCTTCGCTCGATCCAGGACTCTCTGGATCTCTTTTTTAGG ATGGAGGAAATTGAGTATTCGTGTGAAAAGTGCAATGGGAAAGCGGCAACTGTTACACATAAATTCAGCAAACTGCCCAG AGTGCTCATCCTCCACCTCAAACGGTACAGCTTTAACGCTCAGCTGTCTCTGAACAGCAAGCTGGGCCAGCAGGTGGTTATTCCTCGATACTTGACCTTGTTGTCCCACTGCACTGAATCCACACGACCCCCCATTAGTCTCGGATGGAGTTCCCAAGCCTCCAT gTCCAGAACACTCAAGACGTCGCAGTTGGTCAACTCTTCCACAGCACCACTCCG AAGGATTGGAGGGAAAGTGGCAAACTCCAGCTGCACCTCTATCCTCGTGGACTCTGACTCTGAAGAGGAGCCTAACCGAAGGGTGAGCGCAAGCCGCAAGCGTCGCCTCAGCAGCTGTCTGCCTGACGACGATGACCGACCGGAAGAG AGGGGAGCAACGATAGATTCAGCAGACTTCAGTGgcataaatgatgatgaaatgctAGCGGCGGTGCTGGAGATGAGTCGTCAAGAGGCCGGCCtctctgctccacctcctctggAGGATGAACCAACCAGCAGCCCAGACACAGGATTCGGAGACACGGATGCACATGACCTGGCCTATCACACGGAACTGATggaaacagacaacaaacagcCTGCAG ATGTGCTGGATTCCTTGGACTTGACCATGGATGAGAACAAGGAGAACCAGACTCCAGAGGgtgtgcagcagcagggtgAGCTGGATTGGGTTCAGCAGTACAGTCTGGAtcaggagagggaggaacaggagctgcagcaggctCTGGCCCAGAGCCTTCAGGAGCAT GAGGCCCAAGAGATGAGAGAAGATGATGATCTGAAGAGGGCCACTGAGCTCAGTTTGCAAG AGTTTAACAATTCCCTGCCTGAGCTGCTGTGCTCAGATGATGATTCTGGCAACGAGGACGTGCTGGACATGGAGTACACTGAAGCCGAGGCTGAAAACCTGAAGAGGAACGCTGAG AGCGGAGACTTGGCCAACTCTTTCAGACTCATCAGTGTTGTCAGTCACATTGggagcagctcctcctctg GCCACTACATCAGTGACGTGTACGACATGAAGAAGCAGTCCTGGCTGACCTACAATGACCTGGACGTGTCACGCACACAGGAAGCAGCCGTCCAGCGGGACCGCGACCGTAGTGGATACATCTTCTTCTACATGCACAA GGATGTGTTTGAACAGCTGTCGGAGATGGAGagagctggagccagcagcacTTCAGAGGCAGGAAGGAATGTCCTGCAGCCTCTCTGA
- the ybey gene encoding endoribonuclease YbeY isoform X1, with translation MGVVLRNLQKVVPLRRARLRKDVDTLRHILGIQKFDLGIICVDNYRIQKINHIYRKKNVPTDVLSFPFYEDLRPGKMPCPLHRDELNLGDIFLGVEFLMKQCQEESLDLHGALTVGHCRLDNIFYYIYKTFFNLQKVVNDGSKNNIFNSNSGLKLSLPLSMYACANLSLFACD, from the exons ATGGGAGTAGTACTAAGGAACCTCCAAAAGGTGGTGCCTCTTCGCCGCGCCAGACTACGCAAGGATGTTGACACACTGAGGCACATCCTGGGCATCCAGAAATTTGATCTGGGAATTATCTGCGTGGATAACTACAGGATTCAGAAAATTAATCACAtctacagaaagaaaaatgtgccGACGGATGTACTCTCATTTCCATTCTACGAG GACCTAAGACCAGGGAAGATGCCTTGTCCTCTTCATAGAGATGAACTAAACCTCGGGGACATTTTCTTGGGAGTCGAGTTTTTGATGAAACAGTGTCAAGAGGAATCTCTAGATCTGCATGGTGCTCTTACTGTGGGTCACTGCAGGCTGgacaatatattttattatatctacaaaacatttttcaaccTTCAGAAAGTGGTTAATGATGGtagtaaaaacaatatatttaacaGTAATTCAGGCCTTAAACTGTCACTTCCACTGTCCATGTATGCCTGTGCTAACCTTTCCCTCTTTGCCTGTGACTAG
- the usp37 gene encoding ubiquitin carboxyl-terminal hydrolase 37 isoform X2 codes for MATIVPKLSSGAAVKIRFSSMDLGTTRWKEGTFEILEKDNKVNLCLRFSCGGASKTFQLNQNVKNINQNLNRIMLTLKDNSVITLDKMPPTLVQKTKEYLEKLKQGKPILKSSHGSANFSVLGNRSVKNETNPSGERQTTPRRQSAEGREDTTPRKPLGSPSRAASTPTRTGLSENRSEKRKRLLNSESDLTEDYPKENDSSSNNKATSDPSRKFLLSCKEKLKQTEENRSSAPLGSTPLQPSSFYGSRSVTKDYSQSHSFLDRPSSTAQTPTVKRSLMLPNHSTPFKKVRPSLDYGGWNKQRPSTLAQPQPPLQGFSNLGNTCYMNAILQSLFSLPSFSNDMLRQSIPWKKVPINALLRRFAHLMVKKDVGCPETKKDLLRKVKSAISSTAERFSGNMQNDAHEFLSQCLDQLKDDVEKMNKNWTNEAAASSSSSVVCENGQEATSSTLSQPGEEVDTSRIYTCPVAVNMEFEVQHTITCKGCGEVVTKREQFNDLSIDLPRRKKTLPLRSIQDSLDLFFRMEEIEYSCEKCNGKAATVTHKFSKLPRVLILHLKRYSFNAQLSLNSKLGQQVVIPRYLTLLSHCTESTRPPISLGWSSQASMSRTLKTSQLVNSSTAPLRRIGGKVANSSCTSILVDSDSEEEPNRRVSASRKRRLSSCLPDDDDRPEERGATIDSADFSGINDDEMLAAVLEMSRQEAGLSAPPPLEDEPTSSPDTGFGDTDAHDLAYHTELMETDNKQPADVLDSLDLTMDENKENQTPEGVQQQGELDWVQQYSLDQEREEQELQQALAQSLQEHEAQEMREDDDLKRATELSLQEFNNSLPELLCSDDDSGNEDVLDMEYTEAEAENLKRNAESGDLANSFRLISVVSHIGSSSSSGHYISDVYDMKKQSWLTYNDLDVSRTQEAAVQRDRDRSGYIFFYMHKDVFEQLSEMERAGASSTSEAGRNVLQPL; via the exons ATGGCAACCATAGTGCCCAAACTCTCCAGCGGTGCTGCTGTTAAAATCCGCTTTTCCAGCATGGACCTTGGTACCACCAGATGGAAAGAAGGAACTTTTGAGATCCTTGAAAAGGACAACAAAGTCAACCTCTGTCTAAGGTTCAGCTGTGGTGGAGCATCCAAAACTTTCCAG CTGAACCAGAATGTGAAGAACATTAACCAGAACCTGAATCGAATCATGCTGACTTTAAAGGACAACAGTGTCATCACCTTGGATAAGATGCCTCCCACTTTGGTTCAGAAGACAAAAGAATACCTGGAAAAGCTGAAGCAGGGGAAGCCAA ttttaaaatcaTCCCACGGAAGCGCAAACTTCAGTGTGCTTGGGAACCGCTCTGTGAAAAATGAGACCAATCCGTCAGGGGAGAGACAG ACAACACCAAGGCGGCAGAGCGCAGAAGGCCGAGAGGACACAACACCACGGAAGCCTCTGGGCAGTCCAAGCAGAGCCGCCTCGACTCCCACTCGCACTGGACTCTCTGAGAACAG GAGCGAGAAGAGAAAGAGGCTCCTTAATTCTGAAAGTGACCTGACTGAGGACTACCCCAAGGAAAATGACTCCTCAAG CAACAACAAGGCCACTTCAGACCCATCCAGGAAGTTTCTACTGAGCTGCAAAGAGAAGCTGAAGCAGACGGAGGAGAACAGGAGCTCAG CCCCACTGGGTTCAACTCCCCTTCAGCCATCGTCATTCTATGGCAGCCGATCTGTGACTAAAGACTACAGCCAGAGCCACTCTTTTCTTGACAG GCCGTCCAGTACAGCACAGACCCCCACAGTCAAGAGAAGCCTCATGCTGCCCAACCACTCCACTCCCTTCAAGAAGGTACGCCCTTCCCTGGACTACGGCGGCTGGAACAAGCAGAGGCCTTCCACTCTGGCACAGCCTCAGCCCCCACTGCAAGG ATTTTCCAATTTGGGCAACACTTGCTACATGAATGCCATCCTGCAGTCTCTCTTCAGCCTTCCCTCCTTCTCCAATGACATGCTGAGGCAGAGCATCCCGTGGAAGAAGGTGCCCATCAATGCATTGCTCAG GCGTTTTGCTCACCTTATGGTCAAGAAAGACGTTGGCTGTCCAGAGACGAAAAAGGACCTGTTGAGGAAAGTGAAGAGTGCTATCTCCTCCACAGCTGAGCGCTTCTCTGGAAACATGCAGAAT GATGCTCATGAGTTCCTGAGCCAGTGTTTGGACCAGTTGAAGGACGATGTGGAGAAAATGAACAAGAACTGGacaaatgaagctgcagcctcCTCATCGTCCTCTGTGGTGTGTGAGAACGGCCAGGAGGCAACATCATCGACACTCAGTCAGCCTGGCGAAGAGGTCGACACCTCTCGCATCTACACCTGTCCTGTGGCAGTTAACATGGAATTTGAGGTGCAGCACACCATCACCTGCAAAGG CTGTGGCGAGGTGGTGACCAAGCGAGAGCAGTTCAATGACTTGTCCATTGACCTGCCACGCAGGAAGAAAACCCTCCCTCTTCGCTCGATCCAGGACTCTCTGGATCTCTTTTTTAGG ATGGAGGAAATTGAGTATTCGTGTGAAAAGTGCAATGGGAAAGCGGCAACTGTTACACATAAATTCAGCAAACTGCCCAG AGTGCTCATCCTCCACCTCAAACGGTACAGCTTTAACGCTCAGCTGTCTCTGAACAGCAAGCTGGGCCAGCAGGTGGTTATTCCTCGATACTTGACCTTGTTGTCCCACTGCACTGAATCCACACGACCCCCCATTAGTCTCGGATGGAGTTCCCAAGCCTCCAT gTCCAGAACACTCAAGACGTCGCAGTTGGTCAACTCTTCCACAGCACCACTCCG AAGGATTGGAGGGAAAGTGGCAAACTCCAGCTGCACCTCTATCCTCGTGGACTCTGACTCTGAAGAGGAGCCTAACCGAAGGGTGAGCGCAAGCCGCAAGCGTCGCCTCAGCAGCTGTCTGCCTGACGACGATGACCGACCGGAAGAG AGGGGAGCAACGATAGATTCAGCAGACTTCAGTGgcataaatgatgatgaaatgctAGCGGCGGTGCTGGAGATGAGTCGTCAAGAGGCCGGCCtctctgctccacctcctctggAGGATGAACCAACCAGCAGCCCAGACACAGGATTCGGAGACACGGATGCACATGACCTGGCCTATCACACGGAACTGATggaaacagacaacaaacagcCTGCAG ATGTGCTGGATTCCTTGGACTTGACCATGGATGAGAACAAGGAGAACCAGACTCCAGAGGgtgtgcagcagcagggtgAGCTGGATTGGGTTCAGCAGTACAGTCTGGAtcaggagagggaggaacaggagctgcagcaggctCTGGCCCAGAGCCTTCAGGAGCAT GAGGCCCAAGAGATGAGAGAAGATGATGATCTGAAGAGGGCCACTGAGCTCAGTTTGCAAG AGTTTAACAATTCCCTGCCTGAGCTGCTGTGCTCAGATGATGATTCTGGCAACGAGGACGTGCTGGACATGGAGTACACTGAAGCCGAGGCTGAAAACCTGAAGAGGAACGCTGAG AGCGGAGACTTGGCCAACTCTTTCAGACTCATCAGTGTTGTCAGTCACATTGggagcagctcctcctctg GCCACTACATCAGTGACGTGTACGACATGAAGAAGCAGTCCTGGCTGACCTACAATGACCTGGACGTGTCACGCACACAGGAAGCAGCCGTCCAGCGGGACCGCGACCGTAGTGGATACATCTTCTTCTACATGCACAA GGATGTGTTTGAACAGCTGTCGGAGATGGAGagagctggagccagcagcacTTCAGAGGCAGGAAGGAATGTCCTGCAGCCTCTCTGA
- the ybey gene encoding endoribonuclease YbeY isoform X2, whose protein sequence is MGVVLRNLQKVVPLRRARLRKDVDTLRHILGIQKFDLGIICVDNYRIQKINHIYRKKNVPTDVLSFPFYEDLRPGKMPCPLHRDELNLGDIFLGVEFLMKQCQEESLDLHGALTAVTAHGICHLLGYRHETEEEWTEMLQRESYILSEYNRLTGRHLEPLMKRCNQDR, encoded by the exons ATGGGAGTAGTACTAAGGAACCTCCAAAAGGTGGTGCCTCTTCGCCGCGCCAGACTACGCAAGGATGTTGACACACTGAGGCACATCCTGGGCATCCAGAAATTTGATCTGGGAATTATCTGCGTGGATAACTACAGGATTCAGAAAATTAATCACAtctacagaaagaaaaatgtgccGACGGATGTACTCTCATTTCCATTCTACGAG GACCTAAGACCAGGGAAGATGCCTTGTCCTCTTCATAGAGATGAACTAAACCTCGGGGACATTTTCTTGGGAGTCGAGTTTTTGATGAAACAGTGTCAAGAGGAATCTCTAGATCTGCATGGTGCTCTTACT GCTGTCACTGCACATGGGATCTGTCACCTGTTGGGCTACAGGcatgagacagaggaagaatgGACTGAG ATGCTGCAGAGGGAAAGCTACATTCTAAGTGAGTACAACAGACTCACTGGGCGACATCTCGAGCCACTTATGAAGAGATGCAATCAAGACAGGTGA